One part of the Lachnospiraceae bacterium JLR.KK002 genome encodes these proteins:
- a CDS encoding DAK2 domain-containing protein: MAITTVDAPLLAKMFLAGAKNLEAKKEWINELNVFPVPDGDTGTNMTMTIMSAAAEVSNLGESPDMASLAKAISSGSLRGARGNSGVILSQLFRGFTKGISKYEVIDVVILCDALQKAVETAYKAVMKPKEGTILTVAKGGADRALELIGETDDLAVFMDEVIKHADYVLSQTPEMLPVLKQAGVVDSGGQGLVTVLKGAYDALMGKEIDYTIEASSTGSGVVKISQQTEQDIKFGYCTEFIIVLNRPMEEKDEMDFKAYLESIGDSIVVVADDEITKVHVHTNDPGLAIQRALEYGSLSKMKIDNMREEHQEKLIKDAEKAAAEQKKADEKKRSEKDALAEAQKAPKKDMGFISVSIGEGINEIFKGLGVDYIIAGGQTMNPSTEDMLNAIEDVNADNIFILPNNKNIILAANQAASLIEEKNIFVIPTKTVPQGITALINFMPDSSPEENAARMTEELSSVKTGQVTYAVRDTLIEDKSIRQGDYMGMGDSSILSVGKDMDAVIRELVAQLVDEESAIISIYYGEEIKEETAQQLGSELEETYPDCEVEVHFGGQPIYYYVISVE, from the coding sequence GTGGCGATAACTACAGTAGATGCACCGTTACTTGCAAAAATGTTTTTGGCCGGAGCCAAAAATCTGGAAGCGAAAAAAGAATGGATTAATGAACTGAATGTGTTTCCCGTTCCGGACGGAGATACGGGAACCAATATGACCATGACGATTATGTCAGCGGCGGCGGAAGTGAGCAATCTGGGAGAATCACCGGATATGGCTTCTCTGGCAAAAGCAATTTCTTCCGGTTCTTTACGGGGAGCAAGAGGTAATTCCGGCGTCATCTTATCTCAGCTGTTCCGTGGATTTACCAAAGGAATCAGCAAATATGAAGTGATTGACGTGGTGATTTTGTGCGACGCTCTGCAGAAAGCAGTGGAGACAGCCTACAAGGCAGTTATGAAGCCCAAGGAAGGTACCATTCTTACGGTGGCCAAAGGAGGCGCAGACAGAGCGCTGGAGCTGATTGGAGAAACCGATGATCTTGCAGTATTTATGGATGAAGTAATCAAACATGCGGATTATGTGCTGAGCCAGACTCCGGAAATGCTTCCGGTTCTGAAACAGGCGGGAGTGGTGGATTCCGGCGGACAGGGGCTGGTTACCGTATTAAAAGGCGCTTACGACGCCCTGATGGGAAAAGAAATTGACTATACAATCGAAGCCTCCTCCACAGGAAGCGGCGTGGTAAAAATTTCTCAGCAGACAGAGCAGGATATTAAATTTGGTTATTGTACGGAATTTATCATTGTACTGAACCGGCCGATGGAAGAAAAGGATGAGATGGATTTCAAGGCATATCTGGAATCTATCGGCGATTCTATTGTGGTGGTTGCAGATGATGAAATTACAAAGGTCCATGTACATACCAATGATCCCGGACTTGCTATTCAGCGGGCATTGGAATATGGCTCTTTGAGTAAGATGAAGATTGATAATATGCGGGAAGAGCATCAGGAGAAACTGATTAAGGATGCGGAAAAAGCCGCAGCAGAGCAGAAAAAAGCAGACGAGAAGAAGCGTTCGGAAAAAGACGCCCTTGCAGAGGCACAGAAAGCGCCAAAAAAGGATATGGGCTTTATTTCCGTATCCATCGGTGAGGGAATCAATGAGATTTTCAAGGGGCTGGGGGTAGATTATATTATTGCCGGCGGCCAGACCATGAATCCCAGTACGGAAGATATGCTTAACGCCATCGAGGATGTGAATGCGGATAATATTTTCATCCTGCCGAACAATAAAAATATAATCCTTGCGGCAAATCAGGCTGCTTCTCTCATTGAAGAAAAAAATATATTTGTAATTCCCACCAAAACAGTACCTCAGGGGATTACAGCCCTGATTAACTTTATGCCGGACAGCAGCCCGGAAGAAAATGCGGCACGGATGACAGAAGAACTGTCCAGTGTGAAAACCGGGCAGGTGACCTATGCGGTGCGCGATACGCTGATTGAAGACAAATCCATCAGACAGGGAGATTATATGGGCATGGGCGACAGCTCCATTCTCTCTGTGGGGAAAGATATGGATGCGGTTATCCGGGAACTGGTGGCTCAGCTTGTGGATGAAGAGTCTGCCATTATCAGTATCTATTACGGAGAGGAAATTAAGGAAGAAACCGCTCAGCAGTTAGGCAGCGAACTGGAAGAAACATATCCGGACTGTGAAGTGGAGGTGCACTTCGGCGGACAGCCTATCTACTATTATGTGATTTCCGTAGAATAA
- the rpmB gene encoding 50S ribosomal protein L28 has protein sequence MAKCSVCGKAAHFGKNVSHSHRRSNRMWKSNIKSVRCKVNGASKKMYVCTSCLRSGKVERA, from the coding sequence ATGGCAAAATGTAGTGTTTGTGGAAAAGCTGCACATTTCGGAAAGAATGTCAGCCATTCTCATAGAAGATCCAACAGAATGTGGAAATCCAATATCAAATCCGTAAGATGTAAAGTAAACGGAGCTTCTAAGAAGATGTATGTTTGTACTTCTTGCTTAAGAAGCGGAAAAGTTGAAAGAGCTTAG
- a CDS encoding Asp23/Gls24 family envelope stress response protein, whose translation MKGQVDTQYGKVLIDTDVIAIYAGSVAVECFGIVGMAAVNMKDGLVRLLKKDYLNHGINVTLKDNRITLDFHVIVSYGVSISTVSDNLISTVKYRVEEFTGMEIEKINIFVEGVRVID comes from the coding sequence ATGAAAGGACAAGTGGACACACAATACGGAAAAGTGTTAATTGATACAGATGTAATCGCAATTTACGCAGGTTCTGTGGCAGTGGAATGTTTTGGAATTGTAGGCATGGCTGCTGTGAATATGAAGGATGGTCTGGTGAGGCTCCTGAAAAAGGATTACCTGAATCATGGAATAAATGTTACGTTGAAGGACAACAGGATTACCCTGGATTTTCATGTGATTGTTTCTTATGGAGTAAGTATTTCTACTGTTTCTGATAATCTGATCAGTACGGTGAAGTATCGGGTAGAAGAGTTTACCGGTATGGAAATCGAGAAAATCAACATCTTCGTGGAAGGTGTCAGAGTGATTGATTAA
- a CDS encoding alpha/beta-type small acid-soluble spore protein — MSNSSNKAVVPEAKSALDKFKFEVANEIGVPLKDGYNGDLTSRQNGSVGGYMVKKMIEAQERQMSGK; from the coding sequence ATGTCTAATTCATCTAACAAAGCGGTAGTACCGGAAGCAAAAAGCGCACTGGATAAGTTTAAATTCGAAGTTGCAAACGAAATCGGCGTGCCTTTAAAAGATGGCTACAACGGAGATTTAACCTCCAGACAGAACGGTTCTGTCGGCGGTTATATGGTGAAGAAAATGATCGAAGCCCAGGAGAGACAGATGTCTGGCAAATAA
- a CDS encoding NFACT RNA binding domain-containing protein, protein MAFDGIVIANLVKELNETVINGRISKIAQPENDELLLTIKTSRTETDNVKGGQVRLLLSASPSLPLIYLTDSNKTSPLTAPNFCMLLRKHIANGKIIRIYQPHMERIINFEIEHLNELGDLCRKVLIVELMGKHSNIIFCDENQKIIDSIKHISAQVSSVREVLPGRTYFIPETQEKSSPLSETQESFSEKVYHRPLPVQKAIYTAYTGISPVIASELCFRASLDGDRPAEALSEEEKLHLFHHFSWMMEDVREGNFRPNLIRNGKEPVDFSAVELTQYGDFTRTDCSSISEVLETFYAARNVYTRIRQKSADLRKIVNTLLERGRKKYDLQQKQLKDTEKRDKYKVYGELINTYGYNLEENAKKLKALNYYTNEMISIPLDDQLTPQENARKYFDRYNKLKRTYEALTELLQETQEEILHLESISTSLDIAVSEEDLTQIKEELVQFGYIKKKHAGKKEKIKSRPFHYLSSDGYHMYVGKNNFQNDELTFKFAAGNDWWFHAKGMPGSHVVVKTNGDELPDRTFEEAGRLAAYYSNGRGTDKVEIDYIEKKHVKKPNGSKPGFVVYYTNYSLIASPDISDIQPITD, encoded by the coding sequence ATGGCTTTTGACGGAATTGTAATTGCAAATTTAGTAAAAGAATTGAATGAAACAGTCATAAACGGCCGAATCAGCAAAATCGCCCAGCCGGAAAATGACGAGCTTCTGCTCACAATAAAAACCTCCCGAACAGAGACAGATAACGTAAAAGGCGGACAGGTGCGGCTCTTATTATCCGCAAGCCCTTCCCTTCCCCTGATTTACCTGACTGACTCCAACAAAACCAGTCCCCTGACAGCGCCGAATTTCTGTATGCTGCTCCGAAAACACATAGCCAACGGGAAAATAATCCGAATTTACCAGCCCCATATGGAGCGTATCATTAATTTTGAAATTGAACATCTCAACGAACTGGGGGACCTCTGCCGCAAAGTTCTCATTGTGGAACTTATGGGCAAACACAGCAATATTATCTTCTGCGATGAGAATCAGAAAATCATTGACAGCATCAAACACATTTCCGCCCAGGTCAGTTCTGTCCGGGAAGTACTCCCCGGAAGAACTTATTTTATCCCGGAAACGCAGGAAAAGTCCAGCCCTCTGTCAGAAACGCAGGAGTCCTTTTCTGAAAAGGTATATCACAGGCCCCTGCCGGTACAGAAGGCTATCTATACCGCTTATACCGGTATCAGTCCGGTCATTGCCTCCGAACTCTGTTTCCGGGCCTCCCTGGACGGCGACCGACCGGCGGAAGCATTGTCAGAAGAAGAAAAACTTCATCTTTTCCACCACTTTTCCTGGATGATGGAGGACGTCCGGGAAGGAAATTTCCGTCCAAACCTGATTCGCAACGGAAAAGAACCGGTGGATTTCTCCGCAGTGGAACTGACACAGTACGGAGACTTTACCAGAACAGACTGTTCTTCCATTTCTGAAGTGCTGGAAACTTTCTACGCCGCCAGAAATGTATACACCCGAATCCGTCAGAAATCTGCCGATTTGCGCAAAATCGTAAACACTCTGCTGGAGCGGGGCCGAAAAAAATACGATTTACAGCAAAAACAGTTAAAAGATACGGAAAAACGGGACAAATATAAAGTATACGGAGAACTTATCAACACTTACGGATACAATCTGGAAGAAAATGCAAAAAAGCTGAAAGCTCTCAATTACTATACAAATGAAATGATTTCCATTCCTCTGGACGACCAGCTTACTCCTCAGGAAAATGCCCGGAAATACTTCGACCGGTACAATAAATTAAAACGCACTTATGAGGCACTGACAGAACTGCTTCAGGAAACCCAGGAAGAAATCCTTCATCTGGAATCCATTTCCACTTCCCTGGATATTGCCGTTTCTGAGGAGGATCTGACCCAGATTAAAGAGGAACTTGTGCAGTTTGGCTATATCAAAAAGAAACACGCCGGCAAAAAAGAAAAAATCAAAAGCAGGCCTTTTCATTACCTTTCCTCCGACGGCTATCACATGTACGTGGGAAAAAATAATTTCCAGAACGATGAGCTCACTTTTAAATTTGCAGCGGGAAATGACTGGTGGTTCCATGCAAAAGGAATGCCAGGCTCCCATGTGGTGGTAAAAACCAACGGCGACGAACTGCCGGACCGTACTTTTGAGGAAGCCGGACGGCTGGCGGCCTACTACTCCAACGGACGGGGAACGGACAAGGTGGAAATTGACTATATCGAAAAAAAACATGTGAAAAAGCCCAATGGCAGCAAGCCGGGATTCGTCGTGTATTACACCAATTATTCTCTGATTGCCTCCCCGGATATCAGTGATATACAACCGATTACCGACTGA
- the recG gene encoding ATP-dependent DNA helicase RecG, giving the protein MEKTSGIGTLKGIGAKTEQLFHNLGVYTVGDILLHYPRDYEKLPPITPLSELPELVKETEITAAVAARIEKSPVVRAARSMQVTSLVLQEKDVKADLVWFRMPYLKNTLKPGSWFVFLGKIVRKGKQFHMEQPQVFLPEKYESMQECLWPCYPLTAGLGKNKLSQTIRKALEELDLSVDYLPEDIRMRRQLAEYNFALENIHFPESEEALEQARKRLIFDEFFQFILSAGLQKEQMEEVLNEFSFLPLEYPETDTDSENPASELLPENRKLWADAVMEQLPYRLTEAQKRTLLEIRQDLRGRKVMQRLVQGDVGSGKTIIAFLAMLDAAQAGYQSALMAPTEVLAMQHYQTFTDLCEQHGLRIPVILLTGSLTKKEKQHAYERMQLYANAMIIGTHALIQEQALYDNLALVITDEQHRFGVKQRETLFLKGSQPHVLVMSATPIPRTLAIILYGDLDISVIDEVPARRLPVKSCVVGKTSRKTSYDFLKKEIAMGHQAYVICPLVEESEGLEAENVTDYARILQDELPPEIVVESLHGKMKSGRKNLIMEQFARNEIQVLVSTTVIEVGVNVPNATVMMIEDAQRFGLAQLHQLRGRVGRGEAQSYCIMINTTDSDKAKKRLEILNKSNDGFLIAGEDLKLRGPGDFFGIRQSGLLEFRLGDIYQNADLLKQASEEANLLLSEDRQLTQPDHERIREQIQGYLNRQAETVNL; this is encoded by the coding sequence ATGGAGAAAACATCCGGTATCGGCACGCTGAAAGGGATTGGCGCGAAAACAGAACAGTTATTTCATAATCTGGGAGTATACACCGTTGGTGATATACTCCTTCATTATCCCAGGGATTATGAAAAACTGCCGCCCATCACCCCTCTGTCAGAACTGCCGGAGCTTGTAAAAGAAACTGAGATAACAGCCGCAGTTGCGGCGCGCATTGAGAAAAGCCCTGTGGTGCGGGCAGCCCGCAGCATGCAGGTGACTTCCCTGGTTTTACAGGAGAAGGACGTGAAAGCCGACCTGGTATGGTTCCGTATGCCATATCTGAAAAATACCCTGAAACCGGGAAGCTGGTTTGTATTTCTGGGCAAAATTGTCAGGAAAGGAAAACAGTTTCATATGGAGCAGCCTCAGGTATTTTTGCCGGAGAAATACGAATCCATGCAGGAATGCCTCTGGCCCTGTTATCCCCTGACGGCGGGACTTGGCAAAAACAAACTTTCCCAGACCATCCGCAAGGCTCTGGAGGAGCTGGATTTGTCGGTGGATTATCTGCCGGAAGATATCAGAATGCGGCGTCAGCTGGCAGAATATAATTTTGCCCTGGAAAATATTCATTTTCCGGAAAGCGAGGAAGCTCTGGAGCAGGCAAGAAAGCGGCTGATTTTTGACGAATTTTTCCAGTTTATTCTTTCTGCGGGGCTGCAGAAAGAGCAGATGGAGGAAGTGCTGAATGAATTTTCCTTTCTTCCGCTGGAATATCCGGAGACGGACACAGATTCGGAGAATCCGGCATCGGAGCTGTTGCCGGAAAACCGGAAGCTCTGGGCGGATGCTGTAATGGAACAGCTTCCCTACCGTCTGACAGAAGCACAGAAACGCACCCTGCTGGAAATCCGGCAGGATTTACGGGGCAGGAAGGTTATGCAGCGGCTGGTGCAGGGGGATGTTGGCTCCGGGAAAACCATCATTGCCTTTCTGGCCATGCTGGATGCGGCTCAGGCAGGTTACCAGTCTGCCCTGATGGCTCCCACAGAAGTGCTGGCCATGCAGCATTATCAGACCTTTACGGATCTTTGTGAACAGCACGGACTGCGGATTCCGGTGATTCTTCTGACGGGCTCTCTGACGAAAAAGGAGAAGCAGCACGCTTATGAAAGGATGCAGCTGTATGCCAATGCCATGATTATCGGGACCCACGCGCTGATACAGGAGCAGGCACTTTACGACAATCTGGCCCTGGTCATCACAGACGAACAACATCGGTTTGGAGTAAAGCAACGGGAAACATTGTTTCTTAAAGGTTCACAGCCTCATGTGCTGGTGATGAGCGCGACGCCTATTCCCAGAACCCTTGCCATTATTCTGTACGGAGATCTGGATATTTCCGTGATTGATGAAGTACCGGCCAGGAGGCTTCCGGTAAAAAGCTGCGTAGTGGGAAAAACTTCCCGAAAAACCTCTTATGATTTTCTGAAAAAAGAGATTGCCATGGGACATCAGGCTTATGTAATCTGCCCCCTGGTGGAAGAAAGCGAGGGCCTGGAGGCGGAAAATGTGACAGATTACGCCAGAATTCTGCAGGATGAACTTCCCCCGGAGATTGTGGTGGAATCTCTGCATGGAAAAATGAAATCCGGCAGAAAGAATCTGATTATGGAGCAGTTTGCCCGGAATGAAATCCAGGTGCTGGTATCCACCACGGTGATTGAGGTGGGGGTTAATGTGCCCAATGCCACGGTAATGATGATAGAAGACGCCCAGCGGTTTGGTCTGGCCCAGCTTCATCAGCTCCGGGGCCGGGTGGGCAGGGGAGAGGCCCAGTCCTATTGTATCATGATTAACACCACCGACTCCGATAAGGCAAAAAAGCGTCTGGAAATCCTGAATAAATCCAACGATGGCTTCCTTATTGCAGGAGAAGATCTGAAACTGCGGGGGCCGGGGGATTTTTTCGGAATCCGTCAGAGCGGACTGCTGGAATTTCGTCTGGGTGATATTTATCAGAACGCCGATTTGTTAAAGCAGGCCTCGGAGGAGGCGAATCTGCTGCTGTCAGAAGACCGGCAGCTTACTCAGCCGGACCATGAGAGAATACGGGAGCAGATACAGGGGTATCTGAACCGGCAGGCTGAAACAGTGAATCTGTGA